One Magnolia sinica isolate HGM2019 chromosome 2, MsV1, whole genome shotgun sequence genomic window, ATTGGGTGCAAGCAGTTTGAAGTCGAAGagtgcactacaccaaaatcataatcattattaaattctttttttttttttttacaaacatcaTGTCAGACTTCTTTTTTACTCTGTTccatttttctgtttgattttttatgtcCAGAGATACAGGTTCATCAACGAAAGAATTCCATTGATACATTGCTTGCCAAACAGGCTGTCCTTGTGGATATCTGTACTATGGAGGTTCAAGGGTGGACCTCACACCCCCCAAGTTCAATTGGATATGTTAGAATGGAAATATATAACCATGGAAATATACAACCATAGCAGATCCTGTCAATAGGCTTAATATATAAAGACCCATGCATCTGTTATTCAAGAAACATGGTGGAAATCAAAGCCTTTGGTAGTATTAAATGACCATAAATATCAGTCAGGTGGTATTCCGTAGTTgcatattttgaggaaaatgctcAACCAGGTTCTTTAGAGATGGTTCAGGGAAGATCACTTTTTGTTTTCCAATAGGCTTTGTTGAGCTGTATGTATGGACTTCTGGAGTAGACTATGATGATATTTTGACTGAATTGAGTCAGTTTTCTTGTTTCCTTTCATATATTTGATTTTCTATTGGCGTGATGGCTTTAGAGCCTCTTTGGTGTAATGCCTTAAGAGTTTTGTGGCACAATTCCacatatttatctttttatttgttGTTTTGTCATTACTGTTGGCTGTTGCTTCATGGTAGATTTGTAGTCAATGTCTAGTATGCAGCCTGAAATTCGGAGAAAAAACTCTGAAAAGATTCCTTTGCATGTAACTGTTAAAAAAAGATTCCTCTGCATATGAGATAAAAACAGAGAGGGGCTCCACTTCATCCAGTGTAGGGTATATGAAAGTGAAAAAACCAGACATTGGACATTAGAGAAGTAAACTTGCTTTATAGGGCCTTCTCTTGTAAATGGTTAGGTAAAATTTTGATCCTGTGTGAATGGTTGGGGCTACCAAGTATGTTGCGAGGAGAGTTTGGTACAGAAAAAACATTCGCCATCATATAATATTCTTCTGGAAGGCTGTTGGAAAAAATTATAATGATTTTTCTGCAAGTAATTTTTCCAACCTGCATTTCCCACCCCTGAACATTTCCCCAAGGAAGCCTTGAGAAGTGAATGAGATGTTCTATGGCATCTCCCATCAACATCTGCCTCAtcagatgattgtcaagcccaacttcTTTCCCTTCTGAGTCCCGATTAGAATACTCATAACCATGACAAATTGGAAAGCCATCCTTAGTAATTTCTCATTTCCATTGTATCATGATCCGATCATTATTGTTTTGTGCACATTGGCTTGTCTTTTGGACACCTTGTGATCTTTGCCGTGATGCAGGGTGGCAGACAAGGACTGGGGAGCTGATTTTAGGAAGCTGTCTGCTAGTGCAGCTCTTGTTGGCCTTACTTTATGGTTTGACCATATGCAGGCAAGTCTTCTTTCACTAGCTACATCACTAAGCTTTATTTATTGTCAAGGAAACcagtggtggatgatgaaatgattaAAATCATGCTTTCTTTAAACTAATGATATCTATCAGAACATCTTCTCTTGCATTGAGAATGGCCTTGACTTGATGCTTTTATCGTCCAGAATCATGTAGATCTTGCTCATCTGGATGAGATTTTTTCCCCTTTAAATATCTTGGAGCTGATCTTTTGTGTTGCCTTGCAAACTTTACAGGTTTCTTATTATTTTAACAATCCAGATGTCACAGAGTGATTTTCAAGGTTCCTCCTGCCCTGcagatatgtttttttttaatctcatactGCAATACATCTTAAGTAGCAGTTGTTGCCAATGGAATGATATGCATGACTAGGACCCTATAATTATGATCATGATACCACTATGTGCAGGAAAAGGGTTTCAGCTCAGGTGATATCTTTATCAAAAGAGTTGTCGCCAAGGTAGGGGACTTTGTCGATGTGAGTTTCCCCTCcagctaatttttttaaaatcactttCATTGATCAAGAATGATTCAATATGCATTTGATTCCATACTTCATTTTCTAATGCTAAGCATCGGACATGCATGTGTTTTGCCTTTTGATAGGTTCGTGATGGAAAATTGATGGTGAATGGAGTAATCCAAGATGAAGATTTCATTTTAGAGCCACTTGAATATGAAATGGATCCTATGGTAAGTTCTCCTTTTGAACTTTgcaatatatataacttaaaacTTGGCAAGAATTTTCAGATTGTctcaacgatttttttttttttttttataaaaatagaGGAAGAAACTAGATAAGTATATGGTGTGTTGCTCATGGGAATACATGAAGCAATGGTTCTGTGCATATAGGTTAATTAAAAAGTGATGAGCTGAAATGCTTTGAAACTTTTGCTGACTTCTTGTAACTGATCCTTGACCTAACATGTATGATGACTGAAGCAATCATGCTGCTGAAATGCTTTGGAACTGTTGCTGATGTCTTGTAACAGATCCTTGACCTAACATGTATGATGGGCAAAGCAATCATACCACCTAAATGCGTTTAACTTATTTACTGTGAGTTGTATCCGGATTATGTGTAATGAGTAGTATTATGAGTTTTGACTAGGAATTATTTTGTTAATAGGCCTTTACTACATAACCGAGAGCAAATATTAGACACTGATTCGGAACTAGAGAGTTAAAAGAGGAGGAAGTTGATCATGGGATATGTATCATTCATTTAACAAAACTTTGCTTAGTTTTTCATGAACTCGTCCTTTTCTTGACTTTGTTTGAGAGTGATTCTATAGGCCACATGAAGTGATTTTTTTGCAGGTTCTTTGGGTGATTTGCTAATCAATCTGTTTGGTAAGATAACCTGCAAATCTATCAGTTGTGTCCACACCACTGTTTTGAATAGTGTCGTAGCGTAGCGTAGCTACGATGCTAAAGTtagcaaatagcgtaaatcccttgTGGCGTATGCTATAGGGGTCGCAGCCTATGTAGCGTCATAGTGTACACTAggtttttttgtatttattaatgataattatattttgtatttaatacttgatttcttttcatacttgtgacttaGTACTCAAGAAAAAGAAGTACCATGGCATACCATAGCATTCACTCGAAACTAAACAGCCCCTaaagtttttcttatttatataATATGAATGGCGCGTTTCCTAATATTTTCTTGTTTACTCCAAACCTTTGCTTAGTTGTTCCATGTAATGGCTCAATAGGCCCCAAGGTTGAGGGTTTGAGTTGGTGCTAACACCATCAAAACTTATTTAATATGAATACAATCAACTAAAAACTTTGTAAAATTGTCATGCGATTCTTGCATAAAACATATCTAGATTCTAGACATGCAGGCCCATTTATAGAAACCCTCTTTATGAGCAGTTTGGATCCTTGAAATTGGAAACTAAAGATTTGAGTATAAATAAGTTTTAGTAAAATATTTCACTTTATAATTTACCAAAATCCACAATCTTGAAGGGCTAGTGGTTTGATGCTTCGACATAAAATAAGAAACCAATCTGTTCATGGTTCATGATATATGACTTGTGAGAGAAAATAGGAATAAATGGAATAAACCTGTAGTGGAAGACATGATCCATGTGACAATTGGAAGCTGAGGCAATTATTACACCATATCTTGATCAACATGCCTGTAGATGTGTGGCATAGTCATTTCCTGAACTCAATCCATGTCAGGTAACTTCTTACATGTATCTGACCAAACTTAAACATGATAACTTTTTCCACATTCCTCTAACCCCAAAACAAGCATAAAACCAACtccactttctaatttaggagatgcaTGGATGAGAGGATCTCTACCCTATGCTTCCCATCTTAGTACTTCATGCTCATCTTCTTGctctttttttaatattgaaatcTGGTCTCTGATAAAGTACAGCTAATTGTTCTCATGATTTCGAATCAGTATTTatttaaacaaattggatgtcattcCTATCTTTGTTCTTACAGcaagatgcatttttattttcttttattgcatGCTCTTATTTTCTGCTTGTGTGGTTGTCATGAAAAGCGGGATGCTGCCACTGCTCCAAATGTTGGGGATCGTGTTCTGTATGTTATTATTAAAGCTGCAAAAGGTGCCAAGGTAGTTGGTTATGTGATGCTTGTTCTTTGTGAGTTGTTTTGTTTCTGTGTTCGTTGGTAACGCTTTCAAATCCACTGGTTCATAATGAAACAGGCTTATGAAAGGTCGGAGGATCCTATCTTCGTGCTAGAGAATAACATTCCAATTGATTCCCATTACTATCTCGAAAATCAAATTAGCAAGGTGTTATTTGGTATTTCCTTCAAGATTTACTTCACTACTTTCTTTGATTGACCTGGTTATTGAGTATTTTCCATGTTACAGCCGCTTTTGAGAATATTTGATCCCATTCTGAAGAATGCGGAAAAGGAACTTCTCCATGGCAGCCACACAAGATCAGTTTCCATTTCAATTCCTTCAAACAGCGGTATCATGAAATTTGCTAAGAAACAACTTTGTTGCATTGGCTGCAAAGCTCTAATCAGGTAAGTTTCCTACATTTGCTAAGTTATGGTCCTAGTGCATAATTGTCAATGTATCGTGTGTATGACATTCACCCCCTCCAATAGGTTGGTCcggccatgaagatcacctagcaCATAAATCGGGTatatccactcatcagatgtgcCACACATGTACTTTGGATCGGCTGagcggttgtccattgttttttgtggtttgGCCTACTTGATTATTTGATCAACCTGAAATTTGCATCAGGTGTTTTCATGGAGGTGCCAACCTTTTTGATTGGTTGGATGTTAGACACGCTTGAAACATTGAATCTTATGTGCTGGTTGGTCAATAACCAATAGTCCAACTAGTTGCACATGAGACCTCGTGtgtatcatcgtcatcatcatagccttcccTCAGGTATTTGGGTCAGCTTTGTGAATCTCATTTCACCAATCAATCCTAAGGCTCTATGCTATGCAACTGAACAAGCCTTCATATACTTCCTcaccaccttgatccaagaccTTTTTAGGTCTTCCTGTCATATTCTTTTTGAGGCCTTTCAACTCCTATCATTATTCCTTGCTGGAGCTCTCtagtctttgttgcacatgaccgaTCACCTCAACCTGCTCTAGATCATTTAATTTCTTATTGGAATTATTCTTATGCTGTTccaatgaactcatttttaattctatacTTTCGTCCCAAGCATAGCCAGTCAAGTAGCTGTCTTATGAAAATTTTCTAGTTTCATTGACATAGGAGCCGATCAATTTCCTTGTTTCATAGACATTCCCATGAtgaagggcttgatccaaaatgacATAGGAGTCGGGAGGAACACTTGTTTCATAGACATCCACCGATGGATAAacgaacttatatgtatttatgcgtgaatgaatgtgatgtggataagattgtttgtgtttggatgaatgtacttttatgtttggatggatttactagtttgggtttatatgaatgtgaatgtgaatatgatgcattatactatataacaggtgtatatcaggaaaaatatgatgaaatatattataacaggtgtatatcaggaaaaataatttttttgtgaaattttgtgccggaatattgattttataaaagagacttttagctacgacatttttcgtaggcaaaagttttgtatttattactaaaagtggaacgaatattttttagcagcgaaaattttcgc contains:
- the LOC131228647 gene encoding DNA polymerase delta catalytic subunit-like yields the protein MISNQYLFKQIGCHSYLCSYSKMHFYFLLLHALIFCLCGCHEKRDAATAPNVGDRVLYVIIKAAKGAKAYERSEDPIFVLENNIPIDSHYYLENQISKPLLRIFDPILKNAEKELLHGSHTRSVSISIPSNSGIMKFAKKQLCCIGCKALIR